A stretch of Myxococcus hansupus DNA encodes these proteins:
- a CDS encoding XdhC family protein yields the protein MKDLDAILRARSRSRGPSVLATVVAVSGSAYRRPGARMLMSEEGWLAGGISGGCLEADIVRKAFFWTTTGPRLLRYDSTSDSEEDEGAFSFALGCNGVVDVLLERCEAGVEEALTFAAEARLAGRRAVVATVYRGPANAVGARLLLRDDGTEAGNLAGALRDAVREAAREALAAGKTWSGPCGGADVLVEVVEPPHALVLFGSGFDVAPVVNQAAGLGWHVTVVADRPAESLRNRFPRAHAVVSAKAVSAVEALPLSPRTLAVLMTHSLPQDRELLARLLPRPLRYLGVLGPRSRTDRVLAELPSMPTAAQLEKLHAPVGLDLGAEGADEIALSIIAELQAVVSNREGGKLRERQAPIHTAAPPPVRRLA from the coding sequence ATGAAGGATTTGGACGCCATCCTCCGCGCACGCTCGCGCTCGCGAGGCCCGTCGGTGCTGGCCACCGTGGTCGCGGTGTCGGGCTCCGCGTACCGCCGCCCGGGTGCTCGCATGTTGATGAGCGAGGAGGGCTGGCTGGCGGGAGGCATCAGCGGCGGGTGCCTGGAGGCGGACATCGTCCGCAAGGCCTTCTTCTGGACGACCACCGGCCCGCGACTGCTGCGCTATGACTCCACCAGCGACAGCGAAGAGGATGAGGGCGCCTTCTCCTTCGCGCTGGGCTGCAACGGCGTGGTGGACGTGCTGCTGGAGCGCTGCGAAGCGGGCGTGGAGGAAGCGCTCACCTTCGCCGCCGAGGCCCGACTGGCGGGACGGCGAGCCGTGGTGGCGACGGTGTACCGGGGTCCGGCGAACGCCGTGGGCGCGCGGCTGCTGCTTCGCGATGACGGCACCGAGGCGGGCAATCTGGCCGGCGCGCTGCGAGACGCCGTGCGTGAAGCGGCCCGGGAGGCCCTGGCCGCGGGCAAGACCTGGAGCGGCCCCTGCGGGGGCGCGGACGTGCTGGTGGAGGTCGTGGAACCGCCCCACGCGTTGGTGCTCTTTGGCAGCGGCTTCGACGTGGCGCCGGTGGTGAATCAGGCCGCGGGACTGGGCTGGCACGTCACGGTGGTGGCGGACCGGCCCGCGGAGAGCCTGCGCAACCGCTTCCCCCGGGCGCACGCGGTGGTGTCGGCGAAGGCGGTGAGCGCGGTGGAGGCACTGCCGTTGTCGCCACGAACGCTGGCCGTGCTGATGACCCACAGCCTGCCGCAGGACCGCGAGCTGCTCGCGCGGCTGCTTCCGCGTCCGCTGCGGTACCTGGGCGTGCTGGGCCCCCGGTCGCGCACGGACCGGGTGTTGGCGGAGCTGCCGTCGATGCCCACCGCCGCGCAACTGGAGAAGCTGCACGCGCCCGTGGGGTTGGACCTGGGCGCGGAAGGCGCGGACGAGATTGCCTTGTCCATCATCGCGGAGCTGCAAGCCGTCGTCTCCAACCGCGAGGGCGGCAAGCTCCGCGAGCGGCAGGCCCCCATCCACACGGCGGCGCCCCCACCGGTGCGGAGGCTCGCGTGA